The Lipingzhangella halophila genome segment ACACCCTTCTGTCCGCTGAGCGGACGAACGTCCGCTTTACCGGATTCTTTGTGACATGGCACGACGCTGTCAAGCATCGCGGCAGCTACGGGGCCGCGGGCACGGTCACGTGCGGCACCTCCGCCAGGCGCGCGAAGTCGGCGCTGATGTTGCCCGCGGTCTGCAACAGAAGCGGCAGGTGGTGGTCGAGCAGCCAGTCGACGGAGGTCTCGGCGGCGTGCGCGTTGACATTGATGCCGGCGATCACCCGGCCGGTCCCGTCCCGCAGCGGCGCCGCCACGGAACGGATCCCCGGGGCGAGCTGTTCGTCGGTCAGCGCCCAGCCACGGGCGCGCACCTCGCGCAGCTCGGTGTCGCGTTCGGCGCGGTCGGGCTGCCACCGCGGCTCCAGGCCCGAGCGGGTGGGCTCGGCCAACACCTGGTCCGCCTCCTCCGTGGAGAGCGCCGCGAGCTGCACCTTGCCCAGCGACGTCTGCAACGCTGGGAACCGGGTGCCGATCTGCACGGCCAGGGTGACGATCTTCGGCACCGCCACGCGGGCGACATAGACGATGTCCGACCCGTCGAGCTGGGCGATCGAGCAGGACTCGTTGGTCTGGGCGACGAGTCGTTGCATGTGCGGCCGGGCGACGTCCCACAGCCCCATCGAGCGCACGTAGGCCACCCCGAGCTCCAGCACCCGCGGGGTGAGCGCGAACCCCCGGTCGTCGGAGCGCACGTAGCCGAGCTCCTCAAGGGTGAGCAGGATGCGCCGGACTGTGGGCCGGGCCAGCCCGGTCGCGGTCGCGACCTCGGTCAGCGCCATCACGGGCCTCTCGGGGTCGAAGGCGCTGATGACCTCCAACCCGCGGGCCAGCGACTCGATGAAATCCGGTCCGGTTCCCTCACGCGGCATAACACGACTCCCCCATCTCGGTGGCGATTGCGGGCAGCACCCGCCCGTCTGTCCGACTGCCGGACGCGAGCGTCCGGCACTCCGGGCACCCGTGCTACCGGAGGTGGATTGACAGTAGGCCTGGCGTCGACCACACTAGCTCCAATTCCATAATGACCGCTCAGCGGACAACTGTCCGGCACCCCGCGATGCCGTCGCAAAGGAGCCAAGCCATGAGCGAGCCCACCGATTTCGCAGTTGGGCGCCCCGTCGTACTGCGCGGCGGCATCGTGTTGACCATGGACGACGCCAAACGGGTGCTCTCCCCCGCTGACGTCCTGGTCGTCGACGACACGATCGCCGCTGTCGGCACCGACCTGGCCGTTCCCGAAGGAACCGTCGAGGTCGACGCCAGCGGCGGCATCGTCATGCCCGGCATGATCGACACCCACCGGCACATGTGGCAGACCGCCATGCGCGGCTACGGCGCCGACTGGACGCTCACCCAGTACTTCGTCTGGTACTACCTGGAGTGGGGCCGGACATTCCGCCCCGAGGACATCTACGCCGGCAACCTGCTGTCGGCGATCGAGGCCCTCGAAGCGGGCGTCACCACCACGGTCGACTGGTCGCACGGGCTCCAGACGGTGCAGCACGCCGACGCGGCCGTAGACGCGCTGCAGACGGTCCCCGGCCGGTTCGTGCTGGCCTACGGCAACATCCAGCAGTCCCCCGCTGAGTGGACCGCGGCACCGGAGTTCCGCGACTTCGTGAACCGCCGCTTCACCGGCGACGACATGCTCGGCTTCCAGATCGCGTTCGACGTCACCGGCGATCCGGACTTCCCCGAGAAGCCCGCCTTCGAGGTCGCCCGCGACCTCGGCGTCCCCGTCACCACGCACGCCGGAGTGTGGGGAGCGACCGGCGACGACAGTATCCGGCTCATGCACGACCACGGGTTCATGACCCCGGAGAACGTGTACGTGCACAGCGCCTCGCTTTCCGATGACTCCTACCACCGCATCGCCGCGACGGGAGGCTCGGCCTCCGTCTCCACCGAGAGCGAGCAGAGCGCCGGCCAGGGGTACCCGCCCACGTGGAAGTTGCGCGCGCACGGCATCCCGGTATCGCTGTCGATGGACACCTCGGTCTGGCAGAGCGGGGACCTGTTCTCCGCTATGCGCGCCACCCTGGGCGCCGACCGCTCCCGCGAGCACCTCGCGGCCCAAGCCCGGAACGACACTGTGACCCACTGCGCGCTGCGCGCCGAGCAGGTCGTCGAGTGGGCCACCCGCGGCGGGGCCGAGGCGCTCGGCCGCGACGCGACGCTGGGCAGTGTCGAGGTGGGCAAGAAGGCCGACCTCGTGCTGATCAAGAACGACTCCTCGCCGGTGATGTTCCCCCTGCTCAACCCGTACGGCCACGTGGCGTTCCAGGCCCAGCGCGGCGACGTGCACACCGTGCTCGTCAACGGCCGGGTGGTCAAGCACAACCACCGGCTGGTCGGCGTCGACCTCGCCGCGGCCCGGCGCACCGTGGAACGGACCGTCGAGCACCTGAGGTCGGCCATCGGCGAGGAGGCCTGGGAGAAGGGGATGAACCCGGACATCCCGGAGACGAAGATCCTCGACAACCCCTACACCTACACCGACTACCACAGCTCGGCCACGCGCACCCGCTAACCCGCCGGCCACGCTCGCCCGCGGCGCCAGCACGGCCGAGCTACGACTCGCGCGGCCTCGACGCGGGCAGCAGGGCGCGCAGCAGCTCGGCGGCGCCCTCGTGGAGCTCGGAGCGGCTGGGGGGCGCCGCCGCTCCGCTGCCCGCGAGGGAGTCGAACGCCATCCCCTCCATCCAGGCGATCACCGTACGAGCGTGCCGAGCGGGCTCGGGCGAGCCCAACTCGCGCATGAGGCGCTCGGCGAGGCCGCGGAACCGGGCCCCGATGCGGTCGTAGACCGCCCGCAGGTCCGGGTTGCGGCCGGCTTCCAGGGCCAGCTCCAGGCGGGCCCGGGTACGGTCCGGGTCGCGCGCGACAGCGGAGTGCGTGAACTCCGCGATGAGGGCGGCGGCGCCCCCGGCCGAGCCGGGGTCCAGGCTCTCTCCCTCGCCGAGATCCTGTTCGTCCTCCTCGGCCAGCCAGGTCAGGGCTGTCTCAATCAGCCGCACCCGGGTGCGTGCGTGGTAAGAGGTCGAGCCCGGAGGCAGGCCCGCCGCTTCGTCCACGGCCCGGTGCGTGAGGCCGCGCAGGCCGCGCTGCGCGATGATCGAGACCGCCGTGCGGGCGATCAGCTCCACTCGCGGGCGCACACCGCCCCTCCTATCCATCGGAACCTCTACGCCTGTAGTGTATGAACACTACAGCTATAGAGGAGTGTGCCATGCGGAACGGGACGGCCGTGATCATCGGGGCGGGGATCGGCGGACTCAGTGCTGGCGTGGCGCTCGCCCAATGTGGCTGGAACATCCACATCCTGGAACGCGCGGAAAAGATCGAGCCCGCCGGCGCCGGCCTGGCCATCGCGCCCAACGCGCTGCGCGGCCTCGACACCCTGGGGCTCGGCGACGGCGTGCGCGAACGCGCGGCGTTCGGCAGCGGGGGCTTCCGGCGCTGGACGGGCGGCTGGCTGCTCACCACGGACGCCGCCCGCGTCCGGCAGCAGTTCGGCGACACCGTGGTCGTGCTGCGCCGCTCCGAGGTGGTCGACCTGCTCCTGAAAGCGCTGCCTCCGGGGGCGGTGCGGACCGGCGTCCACGGCTACGTGGCCGAACCCGGTGGCGACAGCCAGCGTGCCCGGGTCAGGGTCACCGCGGAGGGCAGCCGGGACGCGTCCGAGGAGATCACGGCGGACCTGGTCGTGGCGGCCGACGGCGCGCGCTCGGCCGCCCGCGCCGCACTGTTCCCCGACCACCCGGGGCCGGTCTACGCCGGGTTCACCGCCTGGCGCCTGCTCACCGCGCCCGGCACGGCCGAGGCCCTGGGCATGCCCGACTCAGCGGAGACCTGGGGTCCCGGGGGCGTGTTCGGTCTCATGCGGTTGGCCGATGACGCGGTCTATGCCTACGCCACCGACGCGGTGCCGCCCGGCGGGCGAAACGACGACGAGCGCGAAGCGCTGCTGGCCCGCTTCGCGTACTGGCACGCGCCGATCCCCGCCCTCCTGAAGACTGCCGACCCCGAGGCGGTGCTGCGCAACGACGTCTGGCACCTGCCGGTGCCCCCGCCGCGGAGCCACCGCGGCCGGGTGGCCCTGCTCGGCGACGCTGCGCACGCGATGACGCCCAGCCTGGGACAAGGGGCCTGCCAGGCCGTGGAGGACGCGGTCACACTGGCGCACGCGGTACGCCGCGGCGACCACGGCGTCCCCACCGCGCTCACCACATACTCAGCGGCGCGCTCCCCCCGCACCGCCGACATCGTCCGGCAGTCGGCCCGCGCCGGCCACCTGACCCACATGCGCTCCGGCCCGGGACTCGCCCTGCGCGACGCTGCCCTGGCGACCGTGGGCCGGACCGCGCCGGGACTCTTCTACGGGATGCTGCGGGCCACCTTCAGCTGGCGCCCGCCCGCGGAGGCCCCGGAGTAGCTGTACTGGCCATGGAGGTCAGGTACAGCGCCGGTGACGCACGCGCGCGGTCCCGCCCGCGGCGAGGGCAGCGAGGGCGGTGGATGGGCCAGCCCCGTGCCGCGCCGTTGTGCACCGAACCTGACCGTGCGGACACGTTCGTCGCCGAGAACGACGCCGCAGACATCCTCGCCGCGCCCCGCGGCCGGACGTCCAACCACTCGCCCACATCACCGATCCAGTCCGCGACTTCCCTGGTCGGAGGCGCCGTCCCGCGCACTGGGGACGTCCGGTGCCCGAGACTCAGTGTTTGATCCCGACCCCGGCGTACTCCCACACCTGGCGGTCGGCGCCGGAGGGGACGGGCTCCGGCGCCGGCTTGGCGAAGTTCTTCCAGGTCGTGCATTCCACCAGGCGCGGTTCGGCGGCACCCTCCAGATCGGGGGCGACGATCTCAAGCCCGTCCATCGCGCGGTCGGCCTCTTCGAGCAGGCGCACCCGCCCCCAGGGCATGCGCAGGTTCTGCGCCAGCTCGGTGACGACCTTCCCCTTCTCCTCGCTGTCTGAGGCGATGTGCGAGTAGACGAGGCAGGACCCCGGAGCCAACCGGTCGATAACCCGCGCCAGCGCGCCGAACGGGTCGGCGTCGTCGGGCAGGCAGTGCAGCACCGAGACGAGCATGAGGCACACCGGCCTGGAGAGGTCGAGCAGCCGCAGCGTCTCGGAATCGTCCAGGTAGGTCTCGGGCTGGGCCAGGTCGCCGGCGATCACCGTGGTGTTGGCGTTCTCGGCGAGGATCGCCTCGCCGTGCGCGAGCACGATGGGGTCGCTGTCGACGTAGACCACCCGTGCGTCGGGATTGTGCCCCTGGGCGATCTGGTGGGTGTTCTCGACTGTGGGAAGCCCCGATCCCACGTCCAGGAACTGGTCGATACCGGTGTGCTCACTGACCCAGGTGACAGCGCGCTTGAGGTAGGCGCGGTTCTCGTGGGCCAGGTTGACCAACTCGGGGGCGTGTTCCAGCCCCATCCGCAGCGCCTCGCGATCGACCTCGTAGTGGTCCTTACCGCCCAGGCACGCGTCGTAGACACGTGCCGCGCTCGGAACAGAGGTGTCGATCCCGATGGGAAGCCCGGCCGCACGCTCACCGCTCATTACGCCCTCTCCTCCAGCCGCGGAAACCTGATGCGCATGCTACATCCCCGGCCACGTAGGCGGTTGGGACGCGAAGCCGCGAGAGTGGTCCCAGCCCGGGCCCCGCCCGGCCGGTCAGGTCGCGGGTCGGGTAACCACAAACGAGAAGTCGTAGAGGTCGCCGCGGCACAGCGACTGGCCGCGTTCGACGATCCGCCCGGTCTCGTCCATGCTGATGCGCTTCACGTGCAGGCCGGCCGAGTTCGGTTCCACCTTGAGCAGTTGGGCGTGCTCCTCTCCCACGTTGACCGCGCGTACCTGTTGCTGCGCCCGGCGCAGGCGGACGTCGTACTTCGAGTCCAGCACCCCGTACAGCGAATGGGTCAGGTCCTCCTCAAGCAGCCCCGGAAAGCGCGGCGCGTGCAGACACACCTCCTCGTGGCACAGCGGGATGCCGTCGGCCAGGCGCAACCGCTCGATCCGGTAGACCTGGGCACCGGGCGGCACGCCCAGGTCCACAGCGATGTGCGTCTCGGCAGTGATCTCCTCGGCCGCGATCAGCTCGGTGCCGGGCTCGTAGCCGCGGGCCGCGAGATCCTCGGAGAAGGAGGTCAGAGCGGGCCCCTTGGACAGTCGGGGCTGTGCCACGAAGGTACCGACACCGCGCACCGACCGCAGCACACCGTCGGCGCGCAGGCTGTTCAGTGCCTGGCGTACCGTCATGCGGCTCACTTCGAAGCGCTCGGCGAGCTGGCGCTCCGTGGGCAGCATGTCGTTCGGCGCCATGGTCGCGGTGACCTCGGCGAGTACGCGGTCGCGCAACTGCTGGTGCTTGGCTCGCTGATCCATCTGCGCCCCCGTGTCCTCGGTACGTACAGCGGTCTCTCACAGGCCGCGGTGGACGGCGGAGCTGTGGCACTTCGCCCTGATCATCGCGGCGACCGCTACGGGGTCTCGCGCGGACTCGGCCGGGCCACATCGCGTTTCCTGGAGCCAGCTCTCCTCGAGCATAGTGACCTCGGCGTCGAATCGGTCCGCGTCGGGCTCGCCGCCCCGCGCCAGCGCGCTTCGGAGTGTCCGCAGCCACAGCCGCCAGCGCGGCAGATAGTACCCCGAGACCAGGCCGGACCAGTGCCGTCCCGCGTAGTCCTGCAGGACGTGCCCGGGCTCCACCCAGCAGGTCAGCAGCCGCCGGGCGTCGCACACCAGGGCGGCGCGTTCGGACTCGGTGCGGCCCCAAGCGCACGCCCCCGCCAGCCAGGTGTCCAGCCGGTAGTCGCCAATGGTGCTGGCCAGCAGGTCCAGGTCCGCCATGGTCTCCAGGAACGCGGACCCGGCGCGGTCGAGGCCGTCGGGATCGCGCCTCTGGTAGGCCGCCACCACCTCCGCGTACTGCTGGGCGGCCAGCCCGCTCAGCACCATGTCGCCGACGTCGACGAGGTCGCGCCGCATCCCGGCGGTCGCGCCCGACCGCGACGCGCTGTCGAGCAGCAGGTCCCACGCGCGCAGCAGCGGATCTCCGGCTCCCGCTTCCGCGCGCGGCGCGGTCAGGTTGAGCGGGTGCCACGGTTCGAGGCCGTGGTCCACCCGCGGCCGGCTCGCCACGACCGACACCGGTGGTCCGGACTGCTCGGTGCCGGCGTAGACCTCGCTGCCGAGGATCCGCCACGCCTCGCGCAGCCCTTCGTCGTCCCGGCCGCACCGCCGGCGCGCGTAGTCCCGCAGCCAGCGTTCGAGCGAGGGAACCTCCCCGTGCCACGCGACATCGGCGAGCAGCTCGTAGAGCACCGGGTCCCGGTTCAGGCACTCCGTGCTCGCGCCCACGCCGCGCAGCCCGCCGCCCTCGGGAAGAGCGGCGATCCGGCCCGGTTCCGCGGCCACCGCGCGCATCTGCCCGTGCATTCCGGGACGGCCGCCCAGGCTGTGCAGCATGCACCACAGCCACGAGCGGCCCGCGAAGTAGTCCGTGCGCTCAGCGGCGGGACTGTGCTCGGCCCACAGGTCGAGCACGAGAAGCTGTTCAGCCGGGATCGCGCCGAGGAACGCCTCGACCCGGTCCGGGCTCCAGAAGTCCGACCGGTAGGTGAAGGGCCACCCCTGCAACACCCAGACGCCGCGCTCGTCGTGCTCGCGGAGCGTCCGCGAGACCGCCCGGGCGGATTCGGCGACCGCCGCCGTCTCGCCGTTCGGCGGAACTCCCTCGATGAACGGGTCGATCGCGTAGTAGTGCCCGGTTCCGTACTCGCGCTCCTGCTCCCGCAGTAGCGCACGCCCGAACGAGTGGAACAGCGGGTCGGCCGGGTCCAGCGCGCGGTTGTCGAAGCCCATCCAGTCCACCCGGGACGCACGCGCTCCCGCGAGCTCCGCCGGGAGGTAGCCCGGGAACCCCGGCAACACCGGCGTCATCCCCAGGCTCCGCTGCCGGTCCAGGATCCGGTGTGCCAGGTCGGCGCGGTCGGCAAGCCAACTGTCGGTCACCGTTGTGCCGTGATCGTGCACGCAGCCCATCGCCATCCACGGGAAGAAGGCCGGGCCGCCGATGAAGGCGCGGGCCCGTTCGTCGCTCACTCCGAACTCGCGCAGAGTCCGCAGCCAGACGAGTTCCTGGCCGACGATGCACAGCGGGAGGTTCACACCGTGCAGGGCCATCCAGTCGATCTCCCGCTCCCACCGCGCCCAGTCCCAGTACAGCGTGGTGTAGGCGAAGGCGCAGAAGTTCAGGTAGTACCGCCACGACCAGGGGCTGGTGACCGTCTCCCGATCCAGGGAGGGCAGCGGGTCGGGCAGCGCCACCTCAGTGTCGTCCCACGTCGGGTAGCGGTCGCACGCGTGCACCAGGTAGTGGCGCAGCGCCGAGGCCGCGGCCACGCCGGACGTCGCCCGGATGGACACCCGCCCCGCGGTGGCCGCCACCTCGAACATGTCCGCCTGCTCCGGCGCCGGGGCGCACACGTCGAGGTCGAACGCGTGCGCGCGCTCGCCGAGCACCCGTCCCAGGAGGCCATGAGCGGGATGCCGGGTGCCGCGCTCCGGGGCAGCGGCGCGCTGCCCGTCCGTGTCTTCGCTCATCGGTGCCTCACCCCTTCAACCCGCCCTGCAGCAGGCCGGCGATAAAGCTGCGCTGGAAGATCAGGTACACGAGAAGGATCGGCAGGATCACGATGACGGTTCCCGCGGACAGCAGCGGAACGTCCAGACCGTGCTGGCCGACGAAGAAACCCAGCCCTGCTGGAGCGGTGCGGGAGTCGGGGTCCTGGATCAGGATCAGCACCAGCATGAACTGGTTCCACGACCACATGAACACCAGCACCGCGAGGGTCGTCAGTGCCGGTCTGGCCAGCGGGAGCAGCACCGCGCGCAGGATGACCGCCGAGGAGGCCCCGTCCACGCGCGCGGCGTCCACGAGCTCGCGGGGCATGGCGCGGAAGTGGTTGCGCATCCAGTACACGCTGAACGGCATGAACAGCGCGATCTCGGCCAGGACCACCCCGATGAGCGAGTTGCCCAGGCCCACCGCCTGCAGGTTGAAGTAGAGCGGGATGACGATGAACTCGACCGGGATCGTCAGTCCCGCAACGAAGAACAGCAGGATGGCGTTCTCGCCGCGCAGGTTCATCGTGCCCAGCGCGTAGCCGGCCAGGGTCGCCAGCACCACCGAGACCGGCACGACCAGCAGCGCCACGACGAGGCTGTTGCGCAGCAGGGTCGAGAAGCCCGCCGCTGTCCAGGCCTGCCGGTAGTTGTCCAGGTTCCATTCCTCCGGCAGGGACAGCCCGGTCACCGCGGAGCCCGCGGGCTGCATGGAGGCCAGGAAGATACTCAGGAACGGGATCACGATGAGGACTGCCAGGACCAGCAGGACGAGGAGCCCGCACCAGCGTTCGACCTTGGAGCTCATTCGGGTTTCACCAGCCGCGTGATCGTGAACACCAGGAACAGGATCATGGCCGCGAGGACGGTCGCCACCGCCGCGGCCAGTCCCACCTCGTTCTGGGTGAAGGCGAGCCGGTACACCAGCAGGCCGGGAACGTTGGTGTTGCCCGCGGGGCCGCCGTCCGTGGTGACGTAGACGATGTCGAAGCTGGCCAGCGCCGCGACCGTGGTCACGGTCAACGCCACGGCCACCTCGCCGCGCAACGCGGGCAGGGTCACGGTCCGGAACTCCCGGACCGGGCCGGCGCCGTCGATGCGCGCCGCCTCGTACAGGTTCGGGTCCACCTTCTGCACCCCACTGAAGAACAGCACCATGCACAGCCCGCTCATCGCCCAGGTGCCCACCAGGCCGACGGCGATCAGCGCGAAGTCCGCATCGCCCAGCCAGGCCCGAGTGACCGTGTCCAGGCCCACGGCGCGCAGGGCCTGGTTCACCACCCCGTCCGAGCCGTACATCCAGCGCCACGTGATGCCGACGGCCACGAGCGGCACCACCTGGGGGACGAAGAACAGCAGACGGAACGCGGTCATGCCGCGCCGCGGGTGCCGTGCGAGCAGCCCCACCATGACCATGCCCAGCACGATCGGCAGCCAGGAGAAGAAGACGACGAGGGTCAGCGCGTTCAGCACCGCTCCGCGCAGGTCCGGGTCGGCCAGCACCTCCCGGTAGTTGCCCAGGCCGACCCAACTTGCGACCGTCACCCCGTCCCAGTCGAAGAACGACAGGTACACGGTGTGCAGCATCGGCAGGACCGCGAAGAGCACGTAGAACGCCAGCGCGGGCAGCACGTACAGGTACCCGCGCCACGACGGCGCGCGCTTTTCCCCGCGTGGCGCGCCGGACCGCGGGGCGGTGGCGCGCACCGGAGGCGCGGTGTCAGCGACCGTATTGGACACGCTGGCTACTCCGACTGGTATTCGTCCCGAACCTGCTGCAGGTTCCGGAGGTAGTCGGCGGGTTCGGTGTCGCCGGCGAGCAGGCCCTGAACGCCCGACACCATCTCGTTGTAGGAGGCGGGCGCCGAATAGTCCGGGTAGAGGTTGAGTGTTCCCTCCTCGATGATCGCGGAGTAGCCGTCGTGCACGTCGGACAACACTCCGCTGGGCTCCGGCGCGATCTCGGCGTTGGGCGGTTCGAACCCGCCTTCGCTGGAGATCTCGGCGGCCTCGGGCGAGCCGAGGAAGTCGAGGAACGCGGCGGCGACGTCGGGGTGCTCGGTCTGCGCGGAGATGTTGTAGGACACGCTCAGCCCGGAGGCGACCGGTTCCTTGTCCTCCTCCACGCCCGGCAGCAGGAAGAACCCCGCGTTGTCGCCCATCTCCGAGTCGACCTGGCCGGCGGCCCAGTTGCCGTTGATCAGGAAGACGCTCTCCCCCGAGGCGAACTCGGCCGTGGAGTCGGCCTGGCCCAGACCGCTCGCCGACTCGTTGATGTAGCCGCGCTCGGCCCAGTCGACCATGGTTTCGGTCGCGGCGAGCGCCTGGTCACCGGTCAGGGAGCCGCCCTCGACGCCGTTGACCCAGTCCTGGTACTCCTCGGGCGGCATCGTGGAGTTGAGCAGCTCCGTCCAGAGGTGGACGCCTCCGGAGTCGAGCGCCCCCACGTGCAGGGGGTTCAGGTCGGCGTCCTGGGCCTGCTCCAGGGCCCGCTCGAACTCCTCCAGAGTGCCGGGGGGCGCGTCGATGCCCGCCTCCTCGGCGAGCTCCTTGTTGTAGAAGATCCCGGACAGCGACATGCCCACCGGGGCGCCGTAGAGGTACCCGCTGCCGTGCACCTTGCCGTTCTCTTCGAGCCGCAGCGGCTCCAGGGTGTTCTCCGGGAACGTCTCCGACCAGTTGTAGGCCTCGTAGTAGGGGTCGAGGTCGAGGATGTGCCCCGAGCCGATGAGGTCCTTGGTCTGGACGTTGTACTGGGCGATGTCCGGCGGGGAGTCGGAGGTCATCATCAGCTTGAGGTT includes the following:
- a CDS encoding FAD-dependent monooxygenase, translating into MRNGTAVIIGAGIGGLSAGVALAQCGWNIHILERAEKIEPAGAGLAIAPNALRGLDTLGLGDGVRERAAFGSGGFRRWTGGWLLTTDAARVRQQFGDTVVVLRRSEVVDLLLKALPPGAVRTGVHGYVAEPGGDSQRARVRVTAEGSRDASEEITADLVVAADGARSAARAALFPDHPGPVYAGFTAWRLLTAPGTAEALGMPDSAETWGPGGVFGLMRLADDAVYAYATDAVPPGGRNDDEREALLARFAYWHAPIPALLKTADPEAVLRNDVWHLPVPPPRSHRGRVALLGDAAHAMTPSLGQGACQAVEDAVTLAHAVRRGDHGVPTALTTYSAARSPRTADIVRQSARAGHLTHMRSGPGLALRDAALATVGRTAPGLFYGMLRATFSWRPPAEAPE
- a CDS encoding GntR family transcriptional regulator is translated as MDQRAKHQQLRDRVLAEVTATMAPNDMLPTERQLAERFEVSRMTVRQALNSLRADGVLRSVRGVGTFVAQPRLSKGPALTSFSEDLAARGYEPGTELIAAEEITAETHIAVDLGVPPGAQVYRIERLRLADGIPLCHEEVCLHAPRFPGLLEEDLTHSLYGVLDSKYDVRLRRAQQQVRAVNVGEEHAQLLKVEPNSAGLHVKRISMDETGRIVERGQSLCRGDLYDFSFVVTRPAT
- a CDS encoding carbohydrate ABC transporter permease, translated to MSSKVERWCGLLVLLVLAVLIVIPFLSIFLASMQPAGSAVTGLSLPEEWNLDNYRQAWTAAGFSTLLRNSLVVALLVVPVSVVLATLAGYALGTMNLRGENAILLFFVAGLTIPVEFIVIPLYFNLQAVGLGNSLIGVVLAEIALFMPFSVYWMRNHFRAMPRELVDAARVDGASSAVILRAVLLPLARPALTTLAVLVFMWSWNQFMLVLILIQDPDSRTAPAGLGFFVGQHGLDVPLLSAGTVIVILPILLVYLIFQRSFIAGLLQGGLKG
- a CDS encoding TetR/AcrR family transcriptional regulator yields the protein MRPRVELIARTAVSIIAQRGLRGLTHRAVDEAAGLPPGSTSYHARTRVRLIETALTWLAEEDEQDLGEGESLDPGSAGGAAALIAEFTHSAVARDPDRTRARLELALEAGRNPDLRAVYDRIGARFRGLAERLMRELGSPEPARHARTVIAWMEGMAFDSLAGSGAAAPPSRSELHEGAAELLRALLPASRPRES
- a CDS encoding ABC transporter substrate-binding protein, which produces MSWRITIGRPAAVGVAVCALVGCEALVPGGGGNNGGSGPDPDREVSTELPDEEVTLRLAFTDGPEMVEALADAFEEKHPQVTIEPEHTEFSDYETNLKLMMTSDSPPDIAQYNVQTKDLIGSGHILDLDPYYEAYNWSETFPENTLEPLRLEENGKVHGSGYLYGAPVGMSLSGIFYNKELAEEAGIDAPPGTLEEFERALEQAQDADLNPLHVGALDSGGVHLWTELLNSTMPPEEYQDWVNGVEGGSLTGDQALAATETMVDWAERGYINESASGLGQADSTAEFASGESVFLINGNWAAGQVDSEMGDNAGFFLLPGVEEDKEPVASGLSVSYNISAQTEHPDVAAAFLDFLGSPEAAEISSEGGFEPPNAEIAPEPSGVLSDVHDGYSAIIEEGTLNLYPDYSAPASYNEMVSGVQGLLAGDTEPADYLRNLQQVRDEYQSE
- a CDS encoding amidohydrolase family protein, with the protein product MSEPTDFAVGRPVVLRGGIVLTMDDAKRVLSPADVLVVDDTIAAVGTDLAVPEGTVEVDASGGIVMPGMIDTHRHMWQTAMRGYGADWTLTQYFVWYYLEWGRTFRPEDIYAGNLLSAIEALEAGVTTTVDWSHGLQTVQHADAAVDALQTVPGRFVLAYGNIQQSPAEWTAAPEFRDFVNRRFTGDDMLGFQIAFDVTGDPDFPEKPAFEVARDLGVPVTTHAGVWGATGDDSIRLMHDHGFMTPENVYVHSASLSDDSYHRIAATGGSASVSTESEQSAGQGYPPTWKLRAHGIPVSLSMDTSVWQSGDLFSAMRATLGADRSREHLAAQARNDTVTHCALRAEQVVEWATRGGAEALGRDATLGSVEVGKKADLVLIKNDSSPVMFPLLNPYGHVAFQAQRGDVHTVLVNGRVVKHNHRLVGVDLAAARRTVERTVEHLRSAIGEEAWEKGMNPDIPETKILDNPYTYTDYHSSATRTR
- a CDS encoding IclR family transcriptional regulator domain-containing protein — encoded protein: MPREGTGPDFIESLARGLEVISAFDPERPVMALTEVATATGLARPTVRRILLTLEELGYVRSDDRGFALTPRVLELGVAYVRSMGLWDVARPHMQRLVAQTNESCSIAQLDGSDIVYVARVAVPKIVTLAVQIGTRFPALQTSLGKVQLAALSTEEADQVLAEPTRSGLEPRWQPDRAERDTELREVRARGWALTDEQLAPGIRSVAAPLRDGTGRVIAGINVNAHAAETSVDWLLDHHLPLLLQTAGNISADFARLAEVPHVTVPAAP
- a CDS encoding carbohydrate ABC transporter permease, whose product is MSNTVADTAPPVRATAPRSGAPRGEKRAPSWRGYLYVLPALAFYVLFAVLPMLHTVYLSFFDWDGVTVASWVGLGNYREVLADPDLRGAVLNALTLVVFFSWLPIVLGMVMVGLLARHPRRGMTAFRLLFFVPQVVPLVAVGITWRWMYGSDGVVNQALRAVGLDTVTRAWLGDADFALIAVGLVGTWAMSGLCMVLFFSGVQKVDPNLYEAARIDGAGPVREFRTVTLPALRGEVAVALTVTTVAALASFDIVYVTTDGGPAGNTNVPGLLVYRLAFTQNEVGLAAAVATVLAAMILFLVFTITRLVKPE
- a CDS encoding alpha-N-acetylglucosaminidase; this encodes MSEDTDGQRAAAPERGTRHPAHGLLGRVLGERAHAFDLDVCAPAPEQADMFEVAATAGRVSIRATSGVAAASALRHYLVHACDRYPTWDDTEVALPDPLPSLDRETVTSPWSWRYYLNFCAFAYTTLYWDWARWEREIDWMALHGVNLPLCIVGQELVWLRTLREFGVSDERARAFIGGPAFFPWMAMGCVHDHGTTVTDSWLADRADLAHRILDRQRSLGMTPVLPGFPGYLPAELAGARASRVDWMGFDNRALDPADPLFHSFGRALLREQEREYGTGHYYAIDPFIEGVPPNGETAAVAESARAVSRTLREHDERGVWVLQGWPFTYRSDFWSPDRVEAFLGAIPAEQLLVLDLWAEHSPAAERTDYFAGRSWLWCMLHSLGGRPGMHGQMRAVAAEPGRIAALPEGGGLRGVGASTECLNRDPVLYELLADVAWHGEVPSLERWLRDYARRRCGRDDEGLREAWRILGSEVYAGTEQSGPPVSVVASRPRVDHGLEPWHPLNLTAPRAEAGAGDPLLRAWDLLLDSASRSGATAGMRRDLVDVGDMVLSGLAAQQYAEVVAAYQRRDPDGLDRAGSAFLETMADLDLLASTIGDYRLDTWLAGACAWGRTESERAALVCDARRLLTCWVEPGHVLQDYAGRHWSGLVSGYYLPRWRLWLRTLRSALARGGEPDADRFDAEVTMLEESWLQETRCGPAESARDPVAVAAMIRAKCHSSAVHRGL
- a CDS encoding SAM-dependent methyltransferase: MSGERAAGLPIGIDTSVPSAARVYDACLGGKDHYEVDREALRMGLEHAPELVNLAHENRAYLKRAVTWVSEHTGIDQFLDVGSGLPTVENTHQIAQGHNPDARVVYVDSDPIVLAHGEAILAENANTTVIAGDLAQPETYLDDSETLRLLDLSRPVCLMLVSVLHCLPDDADPFGALARVIDRLAPGSCLVYSHIASDSEEKGKVVTELAQNLRMPWGRVRLLEEADRAMDGLEIVAPDLEGAAEPRLVECTTWKNFAKPAPEPVPSGADRQVWEYAGVGIKH